In one window of Anastrepha obliqua isolate idAnaObli1 unplaced genomic scaffold, idAnaObli1_1.0 ptg000009l, whole genome shotgun sequence DNA:
- the LOC129251214 gene encoding probable fatty acid-binding protein, which translates to MAVWKGKKYKLEKSENFDEYMKELGVSMILRKMGNSISPTVELKKDGDNYSFTTTSTFKTTTVNFKLGEEFDEETLDGRKVKSVFTLDGNKLVQEQKGDKPSTIIREFTNSELVTTLTLNDVKSVRVYKAV; encoded by the coding sequence ATGGCTGTCTGGAAaggaaagaaatacaaattagaAAAGAGTGAAAACTTCGACGAATACATGAAGGAATTGGGTGTCAGTATGATTTTACGCAAAATGGGTAACAGTATCAGCCCCACCGTTGAACTGAAGAAGGATGGTGATAATTACTCTTTCACCACTACCTCAACCTTCAAGACAACCACGGTCAACTTCAAGCTGGGCGAGGAATTCGATGAAGAGACACTTGATGGTCGCAAAGTAAAGAGCGTCTTCACTCTGGATGGCAacaaattggtgcaagaacAGAAGGGTGACAAACCATCGACCATTATTCGTGAATTCACTAACTCCGAGCTAGTGACTACTCTCACCCTCAACGACGTGAAGTCCGTCAGAGTCTACAAGGCTGTATAA